From a single Amphiprion ocellaris isolate individual 3 ecotype Okinawa chromosome 18, ASM2253959v1, whole genome shotgun sequence genomic region:
- the LOC111565207 gene encoding 5-hydroxytryptamine receptor 3A-like — translation MLKAVMLTGLFFLLFLTGVTESREEQKHISDEVSSEQNCSYQAVLNHLKMTRTNELYSMTRPVRNYRRPTQVSLEVLLFAILDVVEKDQKFIPFVWTVMRWHNEYISWDRNQFCGIDNVSLPAETLWKPDLTIEEMIERDKAPATLYITMNDKGYVEYHNDLVLVSTCRMRVYKFPFDIQKCNLSFKSFSFTIKDIRLQPSDNSSEATEWSRELMRTQYEWLFINLTVIAINGTKPLDQDVIVYTITMQRRAALYIVNFLVPVLFFLSLDLSSFLIADNGNEKLSFKITVLLALTVLQLILNEILPASSNRIPLIVIYCIGIFGLMLLSLVETIFVMYLMDKDSVSQDETDQDGSLREDYNKHSKVHFSSCHDELQKWTRATFVYTVSAGETPPEQLPVVKQDNGCKLTEEYQALERLSDALKEMEKTLSLLLHNRKDEEKPGYWTRVAKRVNRVFLIFYVTMVSVFLACIFINWSIP, via the exons GAGTAACAGAATCAAGAGAAGAACAGAAGCACATCAGTG ATGAAGTATCCTCTGAGCAGAACTGCAGTTATCAGGCTGTTTTAAACCACTTAAAGATGACCAGAACCAATGAGCTGTACTCCATGACCCGACCTGTTAGAAACTACAGACGCCCTACACAAGTGTCTTTGGAAGTTCTGCTCTTTGCCATCCTAGATGTG GTTGAGAAGGACCAGAAATTCATTCCTTTTGTTTGGACCGTGATG AGGTGGCACAATGAATACATTTCCTGGGACCGAAATCAGTTCTGTGGAATTGATAATGTTTCTCTCCCAGCTGAGACTCTGTGGAAACCAGATCTCACTATTGAGGAAAT GATTGAGAGGGACAAAGCTCCTGCCACTCTGTACATCACTATGAACGATAAAGGTTATGTTGAATACCACAATGACCTGGTACTGGTGAGCACCTGCAGGATGCGCGTTTACAAATTCCCCTTCGACATTCAGAAATGCAACCTCTCCTTCAAATCTTTCTCATTCACCA TCAAGGACATTCGCCTCCAGCCAAGTGACAACTCTTCAGAGGCCACAGAGTGGTCTCGTGAATTGATGAGGACTCAGTACGAGTGGCTCTTCATCAATTTGACAGTAATCGCCATCAACGGCACTAAACCACTTGACCAGGACGTCATCGTTTACACT atCACCATGCAGAGGAGGGCGGCCCTCTACATTGTCAACTTCTTGGTGCCTGTCCTCTTCTTCTTGTCTCTGGACTTGAGCTCCTTCCTGATTGCAGACAACGGCAATGAGAAGCTCAGCTTCAAGATCACTGTGCTGCTTGCCCTCACCGTGTTGCAACTTATCCTAAATGAAATACTGCCTGCATCGTCAAACAGGATCCCACTTATAG TGATCTACTGCATCGGGATCTTTGGTCTGATGCTGCTTAGCCTCGTGGAGACTATTTTTGTGATGTATCTGATGGACAAAGATTCTGTATCCCAAGATGAGACAGACCAAGATGGAAGCCTAAGAGAGGACTATAACAAACACAGCAAAGTCCACTTCAGCAGCTGTCATGATG AGTTGCAAAAATGGACTCGGGCTACATTTGTCTACACGGTGTCTGCTGGAGAAACGCCACCTGAGCAGCTGCCTGTAGTCAAACAG GACAATGGATGCAAATTGACAGAAGAGTACCAGGCCTTGGAGAGGCTTTCAGATGCCCTGAAGGAGATGGAAAAAACATTATCTCTGCTTCTTCACAACAGGAAAGACGAGGAGAAGCCTGGTTACTGGACCAGAGTGGCTAAAAGAGTCAACAGAGTTTTCTTGATTTTCTATGTCACAATGGTCAGTGTGTTTTTAGCTTGTATCTTCATAAACTGGAGCATTCCATAG